A window from Lepus europaeus isolate LE1 chromosome 20, mLepTim1.pri, whole genome shotgun sequence encodes these proteins:
- the PRSS57 gene encoding serine protease 57, with protein sequence MGPGMVLWGPPLLMVLTLLTRPPSSWGARVVGGREVTPHSRPFMAAVSFEGQQHCGGFLLRAGWVVSAAHCFHGRDPRSGLVVLGAHALHTPEPTQQVLGIAAAFGHPDYRPSTHANDICLLRLNRSAVLGPAVGLLRLPRTGAKPPAAGVRCRVAGWGSISSFEESPPGLMEAEVRVLGLDACNSSWKGQLSPNMLCTRSGDRRRRGFCTGDSGGPLVCRSRAHGLVSFSGLWCGDPKTPDVYTQVSAFVAWIWEVVQQPSPAPRPPGHLGGPAKAMPPQAADAERRLGATQGLGAAAGGAGPCALCSKPGDHARPPRPAVRTRALAPPAAHPR encoded by the exons ATGGGGCCAGGGATGGTGCTCTGGGGGCCCCCACTGCTGATGGTGCTGACGCTGCTCACAAGGCCCCCCA gCTCCTGGGGGGCCCGGGTCGTGGGGGGCCGCGAGGTGACCCCGCACTCCCGGCCCTTCATGGCTGCGGTGAGCTTCGAGGGCCAGCAGCACTGCGGGGGATTCCTGCTACGAGCCGGCTGGGTGGTCTCGGCGGCCCACTGCTTCCATGGCAG AGACCCTCGCTCGGGCCTGGTGGTTCTGGGGGCCCACGCCCTGCATACCCCGGAGCCCACCCAGCAGGTGCTCGGCATTGCAGCCGCCTTTGGGCACCCGGACTACCGGCCCTCCACGCACGCCAACGACATTTGCCTGCTGCGG CTGAACCGCTCTGCCGTCCTGGGCCCGGCCGTGGGGCTGCTGCGGCTGCCGCGCACGGGCGCCAAGCCCCCAGCGGCCGGGGTGCGGTGCCGGGTGGCCGGCTGGGGCTCCATATCCAGTTTCGAGGAGTCGCCGCCGGGGCTGATGGAGGCCGAGGTGCGCGTGCTGGGCCTTGACGCCTGCAACAGCTCCTGGAAGGGTCAGCTCAGCCCCAACATGCTTTGCACCCGCAGCGGAGACCGCCGGAGGCGTGGCTTCTGCACG GGGGACTCCGGGGGACCCCTGGTATGCCGGAGCCGGGCCCACGGCCTGGTCTCTTTCTCAGGCCTCTGGTGTGGGGACCCCAAGACCCCAGACGTGTACACGCAGGTGTCAGCCTTCGTGGCCTGGATCTGGGAGGTGGTTCAgcagcccagccctgcaccccgGCCCCCTGGGCACCTAGGAGGACCTGCCAAAGCCATGCCTCCACAG GCTGCGGATGCTGAGCGGCGCCTGGGCGCGacccaggggctgggagcagcggcggggggcgcggggcccTGTGCGCTGTGCAGCAAGCCCGGGGACCACGCACGTCCGCCACGTCCTGCTGTCCGCACCCGCGCCCTGGCCCCGCCCGCTGCACACCCGCGCTGA
- the FSTL3 gene encoding follistatin-related protein 3 isoform X2: MRPGAPGPLWPLSWGALAWAAGFVGSGDPAPATADPPAGGVCWLQQGGEDTCSLVLRTDVSQADCCASGSIDTAWSNLTHPGNKISLLGFLGLVHCLPCKDSCDGVECGPGKACRMLGGRPRCECAPDCAGLPARLQVCGSDGATYRDECELRAARCRGHPDLRVMYRGRCRKSCAHVVCPRPQSCVVDQTGSAHCVVCRAAPCPAPSSPGQELCGNDNVTYVSSCHLRQATCFLGRSIGVRHPGSCTGPVGPAGPVGPPGPAREPPGTESEEEREPEPEPEPEPEENAV; encoded by the exons ATGCGTCCCGGGGCGCCGGGGCCACTGTGGCCGCTGTCCTGGGgtgccctggcctgggctgcgGGCTTCGTGGGCTCGGGGGACCCCGCGCCCG CCACGGCCGACCCGCCTGCAGGAGGTGTGTGCTGGCTccagcagggtggggaggacaCGTGCAGCCTGGTGCTGAGGACCGACGTGAGCCAGGCGGACTGCTGTGCCTCGGGCAGCATCGACACCGCCTGGTCCAACCTCACCCACCCCGGGAACAAGATCAGCCTCCTGGGCTTCCTGGGGCTGGTCCACTGCCTCCCCTGCAAAG ACTCGTGCGACGGCGTGGAATGCGGCCCGGGCAAGGCGTGCCGCATGCTGGGGGGCCGCCCGCGCTGCGAGTGCGCGCCCGACTGCGCGGGGCTCCCGGCACGCCTGCAGGTCTGCGGCTCGGACGGCGCCACCTACCGCGACGAGTGCGAGCTGCGCGCCGCGCGCTGCCGCGGCCACCCGGACCTGCGCGTCATGTACCGGGGCCGCTGCCGCA AGTCCTGCGCGCACGTGGTGTGCCCGCGGCCGCAGTCCTGCGTGGTGGACCAGACGGGCAGCGCGCACTGCGTGGTTTGCCGGGCGGCGCCCTGCCCCGCGCCCTCCAGCCCCGGCCAGGAGCTGTGTGGCAACGACAACGTCACCTACGTGTCCTCGTGCCACCTGCGCCAGGCCACCTGCTTTCTGGGCCGCTCCATCGGCGTGCGCCACCCGGGCAGCTGCACAG GACCCGTAGGACCCGCAGGACCCGTAGGACCCCCAGGACCCGCACGCGAGCCTCCGGGCACCGAGTCCGAGGAGGAgcgggagccggagccggagccagagccagagccggagGAGAACGCGGTGTGA
- the FSTL3 gene encoding follistatin-related protein 3 isoform X1: MRPGAPGPLWPLSWGALAWAAGFVGSGDPAPATADPPAGGVCWLQQGGEDTCSLVLRTDVSQADCCASGSIDTAWSNLTHPGNKISLLGFLGLVHCLPCKDSCDGVECGPGKACRMLGGRPRCECAPDCAGLPARLQVCGSDGATYRDECELRAARCRGHPDLRVMYRGRCRKSCAHVVCPRPQSCVVDQTGSAHCVVCRAAPCPAPSSPGQELCGNDNVTYVSSCHLRQATCFLGRSIGVRHPGSCTGPVGPAGPVGPAGPVGPPGPAREPPGTESEEEREPEPEPEPEPEENAV; encoded by the exons ATGCGTCCCGGGGCGCCGGGGCCACTGTGGCCGCTGTCCTGGGgtgccctggcctgggctgcgGGCTTCGTGGGCTCGGGGGACCCCGCGCCCG CCACGGCCGACCCGCCTGCAGGAGGTGTGTGCTGGCTccagcagggtggggaggacaCGTGCAGCCTGGTGCTGAGGACCGACGTGAGCCAGGCGGACTGCTGTGCCTCGGGCAGCATCGACACCGCCTGGTCCAACCTCACCCACCCCGGGAACAAGATCAGCCTCCTGGGCTTCCTGGGGCTGGTCCACTGCCTCCCCTGCAAAG ACTCGTGCGACGGCGTGGAATGCGGCCCGGGCAAGGCGTGCCGCATGCTGGGGGGCCGCCCGCGCTGCGAGTGCGCGCCCGACTGCGCGGGGCTCCCGGCACGCCTGCAGGTCTGCGGCTCGGACGGCGCCACCTACCGCGACGAGTGCGAGCTGCGCGCCGCGCGCTGCCGCGGCCACCCGGACCTGCGCGTCATGTACCGGGGCCGCTGCCGCA AGTCCTGCGCGCACGTGGTGTGCCCGCGGCCGCAGTCCTGCGTGGTGGACCAGACGGGCAGCGCGCACTGCGTGGTTTGCCGGGCGGCGCCCTGCCCCGCGCCCTCCAGCCCCGGCCAGGAGCTGTGTGGCAACGACAACGTCACCTACGTGTCCTCGTGCCACCTGCGCCAGGCCACCTGCTTTCTGGGCCGCTCCATCGGCGTGCGCCACCCGGGCAGCTGCACAG GACCCGTAGGACCCGCAGGACCCGTAGGACCCGCAGGACCCGTAGGACCCCCAGGACCCGCACGCGAGCCTCCGGGCACCGAGTCCGAGGAGGAgcgggagccggagccggagccagagccagagccggagGAGAACGCGGTGTGA
- the FSTL3 gene encoding follistatin-related protein 3 isoform X3 — protein MRPGAPGPLWPLSWGALAWAAGFVGSGDPAPGGVCWLQQGGEDTCSLVLRTDVSQADCCASGSIDTAWSNLTHPGNKISLLGFLGLVHCLPCKDSCDGVECGPGKACRMLGGRPRCECAPDCAGLPARLQVCGSDGATYRDECELRAARCRGHPDLRVMYRGRCRKSCAHVVCPRPQSCVVDQTGSAHCVVCRAAPCPAPSSPGQELCGNDNVTYVSSCHLRQATCFLGRSIGVRHPGSCTGPVGPAGPVGPAGPVGPPGPAREPPGTESEEEREPEPEPEPEPEENAV, from the exons ATGCGTCCCGGGGCGCCGGGGCCACTGTGGCCGCTGTCCTGGGgtgccctggcctgggctgcgGGCTTCGTGGGCTCGGGGGACCCCGCGCCCG GAGGTGTGTGCTGGCTccagcagggtggggaggacaCGTGCAGCCTGGTGCTGAGGACCGACGTGAGCCAGGCGGACTGCTGTGCCTCGGGCAGCATCGACACCGCCTGGTCCAACCTCACCCACCCCGGGAACAAGATCAGCCTCCTGGGCTTCCTGGGGCTGGTCCACTGCCTCCCCTGCAAAG ACTCGTGCGACGGCGTGGAATGCGGCCCGGGCAAGGCGTGCCGCATGCTGGGGGGCCGCCCGCGCTGCGAGTGCGCGCCCGACTGCGCGGGGCTCCCGGCACGCCTGCAGGTCTGCGGCTCGGACGGCGCCACCTACCGCGACGAGTGCGAGCTGCGCGCCGCGCGCTGCCGCGGCCACCCGGACCTGCGCGTCATGTACCGGGGCCGCTGCCGCA AGTCCTGCGCGCACGTGGTGTGCCCGCGGCCGCAGTCCTGCGTGGTGGACCAGACGGGCAGCGCGCACTGCGTGGTTTGCCGGGCGGCGCCCTGCCCCGCGCCCTCCAGCCCCGGCCAGGAGCTGTGTGGCAACGACAACGTCACCTACGTGTCCTCGTGCCACCTGCGCCAGGCCACCTGCTTTCTGGGCCGCTCCATCGGCGTGCGCCACCCGGGCAGCTGCACAG GACCCGTAGGACCCGCAGGACCCGTAGGACCCGCAGGACCCGTAGGACCCCCAGGACCCGCACGCGAGCCTCCGGGCACCGAGTCCGAGGAGGAgcgggagccggagccggagccagagccagagccggagGAGAACGCGGTGTGA